A genomic region of Synechococcus sp. NOUM97013 contains the following coding sequences:
- a CDS encoding glycerol-3-phosphate dehydrogenase/oxidase, with product MDDTCYDILIIGGGASGACVAYEAVRRGLRVALLEANDFASGTSSRSTKLLHGGVRYLELAFKTADQAQLRLVREALLERGHWLQQAPFLAHRLELALPTDCVIGQLYYRLGLGLYDALSGKAGIGSSRLLSREQLQVALPQLRDDIRRGVAYSDGQFDDARLNLLLALTAERAGAVVRNRTPVVALEKNSDGQVCGAISENASGERQRWRARTVVNATGLHADAVRRMASADCSERMLTSRGVHIVLKQNLCPERIGLLLPSTDDGRVLFMLPFFGGTLVGTTDTACPQEQAAQPSDQEQTYLLDYVKRWFPEVGDPDIGSCWAGGRPLLKPADADVNSSRVVREHEVETLPSGLVSVMGGKWTTCRPMAIDTLEAVAKQLDRPLPPPKTLPLLGSDVDPSRTSERLVQQRQLLNDLLPDSPWLQHQIEHLEGNHGLAAAELVSGWTAQQREPLSDVIPICEGELRHAVAAEHAHGITDLLARRNRLAMVNCSEAERLTPVVRTILEECGREDSSALALNA from the coding sequence ATGGATGACACCTGTTACGACATTCTGATCATTGGTGGCGGCGCCAGCGGCGCTTGCGTCGCCTATGAAGCCGTCCGCCGCGGCCTTCGGGTTGCTTTGCTCGAAGCCAACGACTTCGCCAGTGGCACCAGCTCACGCAGCACCAAGTTGTTGCATGGGGGTGTCCGGTATCTCGAGCTGGCATTCAAAACCGCTGACCAGGCGCAACTGCGACTGGTGAGGGAAGCCCTGCTGGAACGCGGCCACTGGTTGCAGCAAGCTCCATTTCTGGCCCATCGCCTGGAGCTAGCGCTACCGACCGACTGCGTGATCGGGCAGCTCTACTACCGCCTTGGACTCGGTCTTTATGACGCCCTGTCCGGCAAGGCAGGCATCGGCAGCAGCAGATTGCTTTCGAGAGAACAACTGCAGGTCGCCCTGCCTCAGCTTCGCGACGACATCCGCAGGGGCGTGGCCTACAGCGATGGACAGTTCGACGATGCTCGACTGAATCTGCTGCTGGCCCTCACCGCCGAGCGGGCCGGTGCTGTCGTCAGGAACCGCACGCCGGTGGTCGCACTGGAAAAGAACAGCGACGGGCAGGTGTGTGGGGCCATCAGCGAAAACGCAAGCGGGGAGCGTCAGCGCTGGCGTGCACGCACCGTGGTCAATGCCACTGGGCTGCATGCCGATGCGGTGCGACGCATGGCATCGGCGGACTGCAGTGAACGCATGCTCACGAGCCGCGGCGTGCACATCGTGCTTAAACAGAATCTCTGTCCTGAACGGATAGGACTGCTGCTCCCCTCCACCGATGACGGACGCGTCCTGTTCATGCTGCCCTTCTTCGGGGGGACGCTGGTGGGCACCACCGACACCGCCTGTCCTCAGGAACAGGCGGCACAGCCGTCCGATCAGGAGCAGACCTACCTGCTCGATTACGTGAAGCGATGGTTCCCTGAAGTAGGCGACCCCGACATCGGCAGCTGCTGGGCAGGCGGCCGACCGCTCCTCAAACCCGCCGATGCCGATGTGAACAGCAGCCGTGTCGTGCGGGAGCACGAGGTGGAGACCCTGCCCAGTGGATTGGTGAGCGTGATGGGCGGCAAATGGACCACCTGCCGACCGATGGCGATCGACACGCTGGAGGCCGTTGCCAAGCAACTGGACAGGCCCTTGCCACCCCCCAAGACGCTCCCCTTGCTGGGATCCGACGTCGATCCCTCCAGGACCTCGGAACGGCTGGTGCAACAACGTCAGCTACTGAACGATCTGCTTCCTGACTCCCCCTGGCTTCAGCACCAGATCGAGCACCTGGAGGGCAATCACGGGCTGGCAGCAGCCGAGCTCGTGAGCGGTTGGACGGCCCAACAACGGGAACCGCTCAGTGACGTGATTCCGATCTGTGAGGGAGAACTTCGCCACGCCGTCGCCGCAGAACATGCCCATGGCATCACCGATCTGCTCGCACGACGAAATCGACTGGCCATGGTGAACTGCAGCGAAGCTGAACGCCTCACGCCTGTGGTGAGGACGATTCTTGAAGAGTGCGGCAGGGAGGACAGCTCAGCGCTTGCGTTGAATGCATGA
- the glpK gene encoding glycerol kinase GlpK, giving the protein MAAPPLLLALDQGTSSSRAALYDERGCPIASATAPLAIQYPADGWVEQDPMAIWESQRLAMSRLEQSITPEQRSAVVACGITNQRETTILWRRSDGQPCGPALVWQDGRTAALCDRWKQEGLEQEWRAHTGLLLDPYFSASKIHWLIQHESAARQAANQNDLCFGTVESWLLWHLSGATRHCSDMSNASRTLLMDLQRREWVESFCEQAQLPTSALPTLVPCRGNFGAIAAGLPFAGVPIGALLGDQQAATLGQLCLEPGEAKCTYGTGAFLVVNTGGTIRRSDAGLLSTLGWTNDQGEPTYCLEGSLFNAGTVVQWLRDGLGIIETADEINRLANGVENSGGVMLVPAFTGWGTPHWDPGARGLLIGLTRNSCRAQIARAALDGIALSVAGLVQLAEQSIGHSLGELAVDGGAAASDPLLQAQADSTGLRVRRPAHLESTARGVALLAGVQAGVISDLSDLVSTREQQTATFTPSMGTEERQAWLKRWNDAVARSLHWHG; this is encoded by the coding sequence ATGGCTGCACCGCCACTCCTGCTGGCACTGGATCAAGGCACCAGTAGTTCCCGGGCCGCGCTCTACGACGAACGTGGATGTCCGATCGCCAGTGCCACCGCTCCCCTGGCGATCCAGTACCCCGCTGATGGCTGGGTGGAACAGGACCCCATGGCCATCTGGGAAAGCCAGCGACTGGCGATGAGCCGCCTGGAGCAATCCATTACTCCAGAGCAGCGCAGTGCTGTCGTCGCCTGCGGCATCACCAATCAACGCGAGACCACCATTCTTTGGCGCCGTAGCGATGGGCAGCCCTGCGGCCCAGCTCTGGTCTGGCAGGACGGTCGCACGGCCGCTCTCTGTGACCGATGGAAGCAGGAAGGGCTGGAGCAGGAGTGGAGAGCACACACAGGACTGCTGCTGGATCCCTACTTCAGCGCCAGCAAAATCCACTGGTTGATCCAGCACGAATCCGCAGCCCGCCAAGCCGCCAACCAGAACGACCTCTGCTTCGGAACGGTTGAGAGCTGGCTGCTTTGGCATCTGAGCGGTGCCACCCGGCATTGCTCCGATATGAGCAACGCCAGCCGCACGCTGTTGATGGACCTGCAGCGTCGAGAGTGGGTGGAGTCGTTCTGCGAGCAGGCCCAGCTTCCCACCAGTGCCCTGCCGACACTGGTGCCCTGCCGCGGCAATTTCGGAGCGATCGCGGCAGGGCTGCCGTTCGCGGGTGTGCCCATCGGCGCGCTTCTGGGTGATCAGCAGGCCGCCACCCTCGGGCAGTTATGCCTTGAACCTGGCGAAGCCAAATGCACCTACGGCACCGGTGCCTTCCTGGTGGTGAACACCGGCGGCACAATCCGCCGCAGTGATGCAGGACTACTCAGCACGCTGGGCTGGACGAATGACCAAGGTGAACCGACGTATTGCCTTGAAGGCAGCCTGTTCAATGCAGGCACCGTTGTTCAGTGGCTGCGGGATGGGCTCGGCATCATCGAGACCGCCGATGAGATCAACCGGCTCGCCAATGGTGTGGAGAACTCAGGTGGCGTGATGCTCGTTCCGGCATTCACCGGCTGGGGCACCCCCCATTGGGACCCTGGCGCCCGTGGGCTGCTGATCGGCTTAACCCGGAACAGCTGTCGTGCCCAGATCGCCCGTGCAGCGCTCGACGGCATCGCCCTGTCAGTGGCTGGCCTAGTGCAGCTGGCAGAGCAGTCAATCGGGCACAGCCTGGGCGAGCTCGCTGTCGACGGGGGAGCGGCAGCATCGGATCCCCTTCTGCAGGCGCAGGCGGACAGCACAGGTCTGCGTGTTCGACGTCCAGCCCACCTGGAAAGCACCGCGCGGGGTGTGGCGTTGTTGGCCGGCGTGCAAGCAGGGGTGATTTCAGATCTCAGTGATCTGGTCTCAACGCGGGAGCAGCAGACCGCGACCTTCACCCCCTCGATGGGAACGGAGGAGCGACAAGCCTGGCTCAAGCGCTGGAACGATGCTGTCGCAAGGAGTCTTCACTGGCATGGATGA
- a CDS encoding LysR substrate-binding domain-containing protein yields the protein MSPAPNGWLTGRSKRLGTPHSQDLLTTNIVDAWLCPLHEAPTDGKDLTIFHLCQLPLQLLVYPDHPLLKRGDLTLDQVKQYPLEHIPPKAYPGTERVLQSLDFSPLRKTKKQTTQSGTSQQANASTLHLGSVLRHDQDKPKLVALPLRLNVNTGVALVTRREHSATTAIRDLRTDLEQRLKDFQLMHPEVQLIGSTANRTGRADEE from the coding sequence GTGTCTCCTGCACCCAACGGTTGGCTGACTGGACGCAGCAAAAGACTTGGCACGCCGCACTCCCAGGATTTGCTCACGACCAACATCGTGGATGCCTGGTTATGCCCACTGCATGAAGCCCCCACTGACGGTAAGGACCTGACGATCTTTCACTTATGCCAACTTCCCCTGCAATTACTGGTCTACCCAGACCATCCACTGCTGAAACGCGGTGATCTCACGCTTGATCAGGTCAAGCAGTACCCCCTTGAGCACATTCCACCTAAGGCTTATCCAGGCACGGAGAGGGTGCTGCAATCCCTTGATTTCTCTCCGCTGCGAAAGACAAAAAAACAGACCACGCAGTCAGGAACCAGTCAGCAGGCAAACGCAAGCACCCTGCATCTGGGCTCCGTGCTGCGACACGATCAAGACAAACCAAAGCTCGTTGCTTTACCACTCCGTCTGAATGTGAACACCGGTGTTGCGCTCGTCACGAGACGCGAGCACAGCGCCACAACTGCCATTCGCGATCTCAGGACAGATCTTGAACAGCGATTGAAAGACTTCCAGCTGATGCATCCCGAGGTCCAGCTGATTGGATCAACAGCCAACCGAACTGGTCGCGCAGACGAGGAATAA
- a CDS encoding ATP-binding protein yields MPKKKQSLAEKLSLTTGAQLILVAGSLSVFSFSLGRQGAIQQREALRARIPVVQVSEQLSKKLSYPTIINELNEAAIAADPELLNDFDRLSNRFWRQLHSFPVDYINFGGTNGIFLGLEKTNQSEILHYEDSERFGRGTMAVFSMTETGNRRKQEDTIPGMSATHQEAWYVDTVKAGKPTWSSIYAWEDKPDTFSISYNAPIVSNDQQLLGVVGVDMIINQLSTWLQDVWKNDQGLALIVEANGDLVASSSPTLTLVRDGKKIRRANISELDHQLASHLHTQYFQSRSQSGTDQSASISTPSTQPGLFKVDNEHFLTKSTAWGKNYGLDWYLITAVKADQEWGAAQRNQILFLGISITAILIALLINRRQIRGLLTPLTALTSASLSTKHQIKEGELDSESSSPLAYNCDLGASSTREVLDLNQAIQSMVEAFNRLTQTIRQKDEQALAAMSSKLKVSLEAASIAHEIKQPLSIVRLTSQSLHHALDRTVNQAIPKAINDGLVTLNQETERISTITEKIRALLRNAQTKTEPVDLIQVIESSVRYVESNHSNQRWFDSTPLQQISDEYTVIQGDAIQLQLALINLFKNAVEALSSEPRLAGQDEKSPLIRVSLHRNGHQWIIDVDDNGPGIPAERLSDLTLMSSKPEGSGLGLFLVRSAAEGHGGDLALSPSPLGGLRARITLPIRAAD; encoded by the coding sequence ATGCCGAAGAAGAAGCAGTCACTCGCCGAAAAACTCAGCCTGACCACCGGTGCACAGCTCATCCTCGTTGCTGGCTCGCTCAGTGTGTTCAGCTTCAGCCTCGGGCGCCAGGGTGCCATCCAACAACGTGAGGCTCTCAGAGCCCGAATTCCTGTCGTTCAAGTGTCTGAGCAACTGAGCAAAAAGCTCAGCTATCCAACCATTATCAATGAATTGAATGAAGCCGCCATTGCAGCTGACCCTGAACTTCTCAACGACTTTGACAGGCTCAGCAATCGATTCTGGCGACAATTACATTCATTCCCGGTCGACTACATCAATTTTGGTGGAACCAATGGCATTTTTCTAGGCCTAGAGAAAACCAATCAAAGCGAGATCCTTCACTATGAAGATAGCGAACGCTTTGGTCGCGGAACGATGGCGGTTTTCAGCATGACTGAGACAGGAAACCGACGGAAGCAAGAGGACACTATTCCAGGCATGAGTGCCACCCACCAGGAAGCTTGGTATGTCGACACCGTGAAAGCGGGGAAACCCACCTGGAGCAGCATTTATGCCTGGGAGGACAAGCCCGATACATTTTCAATTTCCTACAACGCACCGATTGTTAGCAACGATCAACAGCTGCTTGGCGTGGTTGGCGTTGACATGATCATCAACCAACTCAGCACATGGCTACAGGACGTCTGGAAAAATGACCAAGGCCTAGCCTTGATTGTTGAGGCCAATGGAGATCTTGTCGCCAGTTCATCACCAACACTCACTCTGGTTAGAGACGGAAAAAAAATTCGCAGAGCCAATATCAGCGAGCTCGATCATCAATTGGCCAGTCATTTACATACGCAATACTTTCAAAGCCGATCACAGAGTGGCACAGACCAGTCAGCATCAATATCAACGCCATCAACACAGCCAGGACTCTTCAAGGTTGACAACGAGCACTTCCTCACCAAATCAACAGCTTGGGGAAAGAACTATGGCCTTGATTGGTATCTGATCACTGCTGTCAAAGCCGATCAGGAGTGGGGTGCCGCGCAGCGAAATCAAATTCTCTTCTTAGGCATCAGCATCACGGCTATTCTGATCGCTCTTCTGATCAACCGGCGCCAGATTCGCGGACTTTTGACACCTCTGACGGCACTCACATCAGCAAGCCTGAGTACTAAGCATCAGATCAAAGAGGGTGAGCTCGATTCCGAAAGCTCGTCCCCCCTGGCCTACAACTGCGACCTTGGTGCCTCCAGCACCCGGGAAGTGCTTGATCTGAATCAGGCCATTCAGTCCATGGTGGAGGCGTTCAATCGCCTCACCCAAACCATTCGCCAAAAAGACGAACAGGCCTTAGCGGCCATGAGCAGCAAGCTCAAAGTCAGCCTAGAAGCCGCTTCGATTGCCCATGAAATCAAGCAACCGCTCAGCATCGTGCGCCTCACATCACAGAGCCTGCACCACGCCCTCGACCGCACGGTGAATCAAGCCATTCCAAAAGCCATTAACGATGGATTGGTCACCCTCAATCAGGAAACCGAGCGCATCAGCACGATCACAGAAAAAATCAGGGCGCTTCTTCGCAATGCTCAGACCAAAACCGAGCCAGTGGATCTGATCCAGGTGATTGAAAGCAGTGTGCGTTATGTCGAGTCGAACCACAGCAACCAGCGCTGGTTCGACAGCACACCGCTGCAGCAGATCTCGGATGAATACACCGTTATTCAAGGCGATGCCATTCAGCTGCAGCTGGCGTTGATCAACCTGTTCAAAAATGCCGTTGAAGCCCTAAGCAGCGAACCACGGCTCGCTGGACAAGATGAGAAAAGCCCACTCATCCGTGTGTCCCTGCACCGCAACGGCCACCAGTGGATCATTGATGTGGACGACAACGGCCCGGGGATCCCTGCAGAGCGACTGTCGGACCTGACGCTGATGAGCAGCAAACCCGAAGGCAGTGGTTTGGGGCTGTTCCTTGTTCGCAGCGCTGCTGAAGGACATGGCGGCGACCTCGCCCTCAGCCCAAGCCCTTTGGGAGGCCTGCGGGCACGCATCACTCTGCCGATCAGAGCGGCGGATTAA
- a CDS encoding response regulator transcription factor translates to MHCLVIDDQTIFLDLLAALVESFPEIKRVSKADCVQMANSISTQQPIDIAIVDLMLPDGKGCELATSLLQQHPEIQLIILSGAAQEFICPPHLLDSISGVIDKADAFEALRNCLNQIIQPVHQTLTERQKEIYGLIGEGKSNKEIAQELGSSISTVETHRKAIARHMNLSGAELIRAAALNQHIQKID, encoded by the coding sequence ATGCATTGTCTTGTCATCGACGACCAAACGATCTTTCTGGATCTTTTGGCAGCCTTGGTGGAAAGCTTCCCTGAGATTAAGAGGGTCTCCAAAGCTGATTGCGTGCAAATGGCCAACAGCATCAGTACCCAGCAACCCATTGATATCGCAATCGTGGATCTCATGCTTCCTGATGGGAAAGGATGCGAGCTGGCAACAAGCTTGTTGCAACAACACCCTGAGATCCAATTGATCATTCTGTCTGGAGCAGCTCAAGAGTTCATTTGTCCACCACACCTGTTGGATTCGATCAGTGGGGTGATCGACAAGGCCGATGCTTTCGAAGCATTGCGAAACTGCCTAAATCAAATCATCCAACCCGTTCATCAGACGCTGACCGAGCGACAAAAAGAAATCTATGGCTTAATTGGAGAAGGAAAAAGCAACAAGGAGATCGCCCAAGAACTTGGCAGCTCAATTTCCACTGTGGAAACACATCGCAAAGCCATTGCAAGACACATGAACCTCAGTGGCGCCGAACTGATTCGAGCGGCCGCTCTCAATCAGCACATCCAAAAGATTGACTGA